The Fragaria vesca subsp. vesca linkage group LG2, FraVesHawaii_1.0, whole genome shotgun sequence genome includes a window with the following:
- the LOC101293259 gene encoding uncharacterized protein LOC101293259: MNTVGDLNKVWEIRALKRKDRQDEATKMLDRIAKQVQPIMRNHKWRVKLLSEMCPTNPRLLGLNVNRGVHVKLRLRRPNRDLDFYPFDQVLDTMLHELCHNVYGPHDAKFYKLWDELRKECEELMAKGVTGTAEGFDLPGRRLGSVTRQPPLSSLRKTALAAAEKRAVLGSLMPSGPKRLGGDSSMMAALSPVQAAAMAAERRLQDDIWCGSAFAGASEDGECNSVTSEDNENIDSSAGSSRLHNGAKAQSSDTLPQKRSRIPNNSSFQSSKVHLGSEFVDLSYDDSMSGSMMNSDTRSQKKSRESETSSFPLSNHHPESSFVDLLGISTSGSGSNNDGTHNPEESATWQCGTCTLLNQPLAPVCELCSAHRPKDVGTKYKIWSCKFCTLENSVKLEICSACGQWRYSHGPPIATQPPNLGT; the protein is encoded by the exons ATGAACACGGTGGGGGACCTGAACAAGGTTTGGGAAATAAGAGCCCTCAAAAGAAAGGATCGACAAGATGAAGCAACCAAGATGCTCGACAGAATCGCCAAACAGGTCCAACCCATTATGCGCAATCACAAATGGCGCGTCAAGCTTCTCTCCGAGATGTG TCCAACCAATCCTAGGCTTCTTGGGTTGAATGTGAACCGCGGTGTGCATGTGAAGCTGAGGCTGCGTAGGCCGAATAGGGATTTGGATTTCTATCCCTTTGATCAAGTTCTTGATACAATGCTACACGAGCTTTGCCACAATGTTTACGGTCCTCACGATGCCAAATTCTACAAGCTATGGGATGAACTTAGGAAG GAATGTGAGGAGCTGATGGCTAAGGGTGTAACTGGCACTGCGGAGGGGTTTGATCTTCCAGGGAGGCGTTTGGGAAGTGTTACACGTCAACCCCCTCTTTCTTCTCTCCGCAAAACAGCACTTGCTGCTGCAGAAAAGAGAGCTGTTTTGGGATCTTTGATGCCATCTGGACCTAAGCGTCTTGGTGGTGATAGCTCTATGATGGCTGCACTTAGTCCGGTGCAAGCTGCGGCAATGGCTGCCGAGAGAAGATTGCAGGATGATATCTGGTGTGGTTCAGCATTTGCTGGAGCCTCTGAGGATGGTGAATGCAACTCTGTTACATCGGAGGACAATGAAAATATAGATTCAAGTGCAGGAAGTTCAAGGCTTCACAATGGTGCAAAAGCACAATCCTCAGATACATTACCACAAAAAAGGAGTCGCATACCTAATAACTCTTCTTTTCAATCATCCAAAGTCCATTTAGGTTCCGAGTTTGTAGATCTATCCTATGACGACTCAATGTCTGGGTCGATGATGAACTCTGACACGAGATCTCAGAAAAAAAGTCGTGAATCAGAAACCAGTTCATTCCCTCTATCCAATCATCATCCAGAATCTAGTTTTGTGGATTTGTTGGGTATTTCAACCTCTGGGTCTGGATCTAACAACGATGGAACACATAATCCTGAAGAATCTGCTACGTGGCAGTGTGGAACATGCACTTTGTTAAATCAG CCATTAGCTCCAGTATGCGAGCTGTGTAGCGCCCACAGACCAAAAGATGTTGGTACAAAATACAAAATCTGGTCATGTAAATTCTGCACTTTGGAAAACAGTGTGAAGTTGGAGATTTGCTCAGCATGTGGACAGTGGAGATACTCGCATGGTCCACCAATAGCAACCCAACCACCAAATCTGGGGACTTGA
- the LOC101293551 gene encoding uncharacterized protein LOC101293551, protein MAGIAIVLDLLRKNPSVTSQSLHASGFFSAKAAASAAAASVAAGAPYVYNSLFGNFRVPVAYCDAGATLSDDYISNLRSASLKIFQNDAVSYGAKEYPVELKPLFSAFELKNFTLTTFRSFLINFLPLAEPRANLESDDEDFLEDTEEQQRVDYVVPLKKSLKQIARDVTVTTTRRILEKISVYYVSQRMAWKLLKDLSKSAMRKAGRRMPTYVFFFSVSKTTMRGHCLAIAASWIISVGIDIYRTCYGMMNSTEDIDEIGTAQRLKLLGNKVGRTTLKCGASLIFASIGAGIGATLFHPSTGQWVGCVLGDVAGPLIVSYSLYRSFDPEI, encoded by the exons ATGGCGGGAATAGCTATAGTTTTGGATCTGCTGAGGAAAAACCCAAGCGTTACCTCCCAAAGTCTCCACGCTTCTGGGTTCTTCTCCGCTAAAGCAGCCGCTTCCGCCGCCGCCGCCTCCGTCGCCGCTGGTGCTCCTTACGTCTACAATTCCTTGTTCGG TAATTTTAGGGTACCAGTGGCGTATTGCGATGCTGGAGCAACGTTGTCGGACGATTACATCTCTAATTTACGGAGTGCGTCCTTAAAAATATTTCAGAATGATGCTGTGAGTTACGGTGCCAAGGAATATCCAGTCGAGCTAAAGCCTCTATTCTCAGCTTTCGAATTGAAGAATTTTACTCTGACAACTTTTAGGTCGTTTTTAATAAACTTCTTACCTCTTGCGGAGCCTCGTGCAAACTTGGAATCAGACGATGAGGACTTCCTGGAGGACACTGAAGAACAACAACGTGTAGATTACGTTGTTCCACTAAAAAAATCACTAAAGCAAATTGCACGTGAC GTAACTGTCACAACCACTAGACGGATACTAGAAAAAATTTCTGTTTATTATGTGTCACAGAGAATGGCATGGAAACTTCTGAAAG ATCTCTCAAAGTCTGCCATGAGGAAAGCTGGAAGAAGAATGCCAACTTATGTTTTCTTCTTCAGTGTTAGCAAAACAACTATGAGAG GACACTGTCTGGCCATTGCAGCATCTTGGATCATCTCAGTTGGCATTGATATCTACCGAACTTGTTATGGAATGATGAACTCTACTGAAGATATTGATGAAATTGGTACAGCACAAAGGCTTAAACTTCTTGGGAATAAGGTTGGGCGCACTACTCTCAAGTGTGGTGCGTCACTGATTTTTGCTTCGATTGGGGCAGGTATTGGTGCCACTCTTTTCCACCCTTCAACTGGCCAGTGGGTTG GTTGTGTTTTGGGAGATGTGGCAGGACCTCTGATTGTCTCATATTCCCTTTACAGGTCTTTCGATCCAGAAATTTAG
- the LOC101293844 gene encoding zinc transporter 11-like produces the protein MACCKNLLFLSLFLCLAFSSLAYSNNNDNETEKGNGAPNLRSKSLVLVKIWCLLLVFVGTFAAGMSPYFLRWNEAFLVLGTQFAGGVFLGTALMHFLKDSDESFQGLTEKEYPFAYMLACVGFLITMLADCVVSYVYGKQKSSTSDPEVQGKEEAHKGHDTHHIAAVGSFGDTILLVVALCFHSFFEGIAIGIAKTKPDAWKALWTVCLHKIIAAIAMSIALLRMIPSRPFISCMAYAFVFAVSSPVGVGVGIIIDATTQGATADWMFAISIGLACGVFIFVSVNHLLAKGYTAQNAISVDKPQYKFLAVVFGIGVISVAMIWD, from the exons ATGGCTTGCTGTAAGAATCTTCTCTTCCTCTCTCTATTCCTCTGCCTCGCTTTCTCTTCCTTGGCCTACAGCAACAACAATGACAATGAAACCGAAAAAGGCAACGGTGCTCCCAACCTTCGGTCTAAGTCTCTAGTCCTGGTCAAGATATGGTGCTTGCTGTTGGTATTTGTTGGGACTTTTGCAGCTGGAATGTCACCTTACTTCTTAAGGTGGAACGAGGCGTTCTTGGTTCTCGGCACGCAGTTTGCTGGTGGTGTGTTTCTGGGAACAGCTCTCATGCATTTCCTGAAAGATTCAGACGAGTCCTTTCAGGGCTTGACTGAAAAGGAGTACCCTTTCGCCTATATGCTGGCATGTGTGGGGTTCTTGATCACTATGCTTGCTGATTGTGTTGTTTCTTATGTGTATGGTAAGCAGAAAAGCAGTACTAGTGATCCAGAAGTTCAAG GGAAGGAAGAGGCTCACAAG GGCCATGATACTCACCACATTGCAGCAGTTGGTTCATTCGGGGACACAATTCTGTTGGTCGTAGCCTTGTGCTTCCACTCTTTCTTTGAGGGCATTGCAATTGGGATAGCCAAGACAAAACCGGATGCTTGGAAGGCCTTGTGGACAGTGTGTCTGCACAAAATCATTGCAGCTATTGCCATGAGCATTGCTCTCCTTCGCATGATTCCCAGTCGTCCCTTCATATCATGTATGGCATATGCTTTTGTATTTGCCGTTTCCAGTCCAGTTGGTGTTGGAGTTGGGATCATAATAGATGCCACAACTCAAGGTGCCACAGCAGATTGGATGTTTGCTATTTCTATAGGTTTGGCTTGTGGGGTGTTCATCTTTGTGTCAGTAAACCATTTGCTTGCAAAAGGTTACACAGCTCAAAATGCGATCTCTGTTGATAAACCCCAGTACAAGTTTTTGGCTGTTGTTTTTGGTATAGGGGTTATCTCTGTTGCCATGATCTGGGACTAA
- the LOC101294137 gene encoding zinc transporter 11-like produces the protein MPRSLLLLLILLSLAVAASAHSGHGDEDEEPTAAESNNLRARPLILTKIWCLIVIFFGTFIPGVSPYFLEWNQGFLVLGTQFAGGVFLGTALMHFLSDADETFKDLTEKVYPFAFMLACAGFLMTMLADCVISYVFSKKRDGGSVSDLETQGSVEHEQGVTASQFQSHNHFVNASVANVSSLGDSVLLIVALCFHSVFEGIAIGVTETKADAWKALWTISLHKVFAAIAMGIALLRMMPNRPFLSCAAYAFAFASSSPIGVAIGIIIDATTQGAVADWIFAISMGLACGVFIYVAVNHLLAKGYTPDKPVSLDKSHYKFLAVLLGVGVIAVVMIWDT, from the exons ATGCCTCGTTCACTTCTCCTCCTCCTCATCCTCCTCTCCCTCGCCGTCGCCGCCTCCGCCCACAGCGGCCACGGCGACGAAGACGAGGAGCCAACTGCAGCAGAAAGCAACAACCTCCGAGCTAGGCCTCTGATTCTGACAAAGATCTGGTGTTTGATAGTTATCTTTTTCGGGACATTCATCCCTGGAGTTTCGCCTTACTTCTTGGAATGGAATCAGGGTTTCTTGGTTCTTGGGACCCAGTTTGCTGGAGGCGTGTTTCTCGGGACAGCTTTGATGCATTTTCTGAGTGATGCTGATGAGACTTTTAAGGACTTGACTGAGAAAGTGTACCCTTTTGCCTTCATGTTGGCTTGTGCTGGGTTCTTGATGACAATGCTAGCTGATTGTGTCATTTCCTATGTGTTTTCCAAGAAGAGGGATGGTGGCTCTGTTTCTGATCTTGAGACTCAAG GGAGTGTTGAACATGAACAAGGCGTAACAGCATCACAGTTCCAG AGTCATAACCACTTTGTAAATGCATCTGTCGCAAATGTAAGTTCACTTGGGGATAGTGTCTTGTTGATTGTAGCCTTGTGTTTCCACTCAGTCTTTGAGGGCATTGCGATTGGAGTTACTGAGACTAAAGCTGATGCTTGGAAAGCCTTATGGACGATTTCTCTGCACAAGGTATTTGCAGCCATTGCAATGGGAATTGCTCTTCTTCGTATGATGCCTAACCGTCCCTTCCTATCATGCGCTGCCTATGCTTTTGCATTTGCTTCTTCAAGTCCTATTGGTGTGGCCATTGGAATCATAATAGACGCAACAACCCAAGGTGCTGTGGCAGATTGGATATTTGCTATTTCAATGGGTCTGGCATGTGGAGTGTTTATCTATGTAGCTGTAAACCATTTGTTGGCCAAGGGTTACACACCTGATAAGCCAGTTTCTCTGGACAAATCCCATTACAAGTTTTTGGCAGTGTTGTTAGGTGTTGGCGTTATAGCTGTTGTGATGATCTGGGACACTTGA
- the LOC101293070 gene encoding mitochondrial import inner membrane translocase subunit TIM50-like, with protein sequence MSSITLRSRLTSLLSKRGRRLFSTDFAPKEPFAAAETLSSNPTPPPTAAPAAANRKPWKFLKYSLIAALTGATASVGYVSYAYSFDEIDEKTKALREECASIEIPDDASVIDKFKSMVYSSAITVPAKAAEAYLDARRAIEEQVRGYTEPYAEKLLPDMLPIHRNMCTLVLDLQETLLYSYWTREKGWQTIKRPGVDAFLEHLAQFYEIVVFSDYSQMYVDPVMERLDPKHCVIWRLGKAATKYQDGVHYRDLSKLNRDPRKIIYLSAHARENSLQPENGAVIKPFKSELDDTALVDFIPFLEFVARSNPADVRQVLASYEGQEIPAEFIRRSKEHQRKMQEKKQHTIWRR encoded by the exons ATGTCTTCCATAACACTCCGCTCCCGTTTAACCTCTCTCCTTTCCAAGCGCGGCCGCCGCCTATTCAGCACCGACTTCGCTCCCAAAGAGCCATTCGCTGCCGCCGAAACCCTCTCCTCCAATCCCACACCGCCTCCGACCGCCGCCCCCGCTGCCGCCAATAGAAAGCCCTGGAAGTTCCTCAAGTACTCCCTCATTGCCGCTCTCACCGGAGCCACCGCCTCCGTTGGCTATGTCTCCTATG CTTACTCGTTCGACGAAATTGATGAAAAGACAAAGGCTCTGCGAGAAGAGTGTGCGAGTATCGAGATTCCAGATGATGCTTCTGTTATTGAT AAATTCAAAAGTATGGTCTATTCTTCTGCAATTACAG TTCCTGCTAAAGCAGCTGAAGCTTACCTTGATGCAAGGAGGGCAATTGAAGAACAAGTTCGA GGTTATACTGAACCATACGCAGAAAAGCTTCTTCCTGATATGCTCCCTATCCATAGAAATATGTGTACACTTGTTCTGGATCTACAGGAGACATTACTTTATTCTTATTGGACG AGAGAAAAGGGCTGGCAGACAATTAAAAGACCTGGAGTTGATGCTTTCTTAGAACATCTTGCTCAGTTTTATGAAATTGTTGTGTTTTCAGACTATTCACAAATG TACGTAGATCCTGTAATGGAGAGACTGGACCCAAAACATTGTGTAATTTGGAGGCTAGGAAAGGCTGCCACCAAGTATCAGGATGGAGTGCATTATAGG GACCTTTCAAAGCTAAATAGAGATCCAAGAAAGATCATATATCTTAGTGCCCATGCACGAGAAAATAGCCTTCAGCCTGAAAATGGTGCCGTGATAAAGCCATTTAAGTCTGAGTTGGATGATACAGCTCTTGTAGATTTCATCCCATTTCTTGAAT TTGTTGCGCGGAGCAATCCAGCAGATGTCAGACAAGTATTAGCATCATATGAAGGACAGGAAATTCCTGCTGAGTTTATTAGGCGTTCCAAGGAGCATCAGAG GAAAATGCAAGAAAAGAAGCAGCATACAATCTGGAGGCGTTGA
- the LOC101293370 gene encoding meiotic recombination protein SPO11-1-like, producing MEGKRSRGSSQPRPRELLRKIKEFTRALVEDLTNGRPPQILIDRFRNYCSDSSANCYCSSDLPKGKEALTLRKESHVHRIDVLLRVLVIVQQLLQENRHGSKRDIYYMHPSVFSDQSVVDRAINDICILLQCSRHNLNVVSVGKGLVMGWLRFAEAGNISDCINRPNTAYPVPVHVEEVKDIVSVAQYIIIVEKESVFQRLANDQFCNTNHCIVITGRGYPDISTRRFLGLLVDTLNLPVYCLVDCDPYGFDILSTYRFGSLQMAYDAKFLRVPEIIWLGAFPLDAEKYHLPQQCLLPLTAEDKRKTEAMLQRCYLEREVPHWRLELQLMLKSGVKFELEALSAHALSFLSMEYIPSKIQGGMFI from the exons ATGGAGGGAAAGCGGTCAAGAGGGAGCTCACAGCCCCGTCCCCGCGAGTTGCTTCGCAAAATCAAAG AATTCACTCGAGCTCTTGTGGAAGATCTCACCAACGGCCGCCCACCGCAGATTCTCATCGATCGCTTCCGAAATTACTGCTCCGATTCCTCCGCAAATTG CTATTGCAGCTCTGATTTGCCAAAAGGGAAGGAGGCGCTGACTCTTCGAAAAGAAAGCCATGTGCATAGAATAG ATGTTCTGCTTAGGGTTCTTGTAATTGTTCAGCAACTTCTGCAAGAAAACAGACATGGGTCTAAAAGAGATATCTATTACATGCACCCTTCGGTATTTTCAG ATCAATCAGTTGTAGACCGTGCAATCAATGACATATGCATCCTTCTGCAGTGTAGTCGCCACAATTTGAATGTG GTGTCTGTAGGAAAGGG GTTGGTAATGGGTTGGTTAAGGTTTGCAGAGGCTGGAAACATATCTGATTGCATAAATAGACCAAACACT GCCTACCCTGTTCCAGTTCATGTTGAAGAGGTCAAAG ATATTGTTAGTGTTGCCCAGTACATAATTATTGTGGAGAAAGAATCAG TTTTTCAACGATTGGCAAATGACCAGTTTTGTAACACAAACCACTGCATTGTCATCACT GGACGTGGATATCCTGATATTTCCACAAGAAG GTTTCTGGGGCTCCTTGTTGATACTTTAAATCTCCCTGTCTATTGCTTGGTAGATTGTGATCCCTACGGTTTTGACATCTTGTCCACATATCGGTTTGGTTCTCTG CAAATGGCCTATGATGCAAAATTTCTACGGGTCCCGGAGATAATTTGGCTCGGAGCCTTCCCTTTGGATGCAGAGAAGTACCATCTTCCACAACAGTGTCTCCTTCCTTTGACTGCAGAAG ACAAGAGGAAAACTGAAGCCATGTTACAGAGATGCTACTTAGAAAGAGAAGTGCCACACTGGAG ATTGGAGCTACAGTTGATGCTGAAAAGCGGAGTGAAATTTGAGCTAGAAGCATTATCTGCGCATGCACTTTCCTTTCTGTCGATGGAGTACATACCATCTAAAATTCAAGGTGGAATGTTCATCTAA